The following is a genomic window from Canis lupus baileyi chromosome 18, mCanLup2.hap1, whole genome shotgun sequence.
AATGCTATTAGTAGAATTGAATGATTTGCACAAAATTAAACTTAATTTGTACAAATAAATTGTTAACAGAATAGTCAGGCCTTCTGACTGCTgtgctttcttctgttttctggaccAAGGAAACAACCCTGCACAGGCAATAACCTACCCAAAGACTTCAAGCTAATTCATGGCAAAGCTGGATTTGAATGCACATTTTGTCAGACCCAGACAAGCATTTCGATTTAAGGCCTGGCTGTGGAGCCAGAGGCCTGAGTCCaaatcctgctgctgctgctgtacTGGCTGTGAAATTCTGAGCAAGTTGCCAAACCCTTCTCTCTCGTTTTCCCCATTTGTTAAAAATCATGATAATAATGATAGCAGAAATCATTTACCTCACatggctgttgtgaggattaaatagtTTAATACAAGTAAAGCATTTAGAAGAGAGACTGATACCTGGTAGGAATAACAAAatgacctttttttccccctttttatcaGATGGCAAACTTGATGTCAATTCTAATTGTGTTAATGAAGAGCAGCCAGAAGCTGAAGCAGGAATCTCCCAAGAGGATTGTAACCCTAAGGATTCtgtggaaggggagaaagaacaCCCTCAGAATGCAGCTGGGTTGGATGGCTTACAGGATGCTCCTGCAGGTCCACAGGAATCTGAGGAGTGAAAGCCAGAGCAGGTGCCATCATGGACGGTTCATACCCTGGCAGGTAGCTGGAAAGCTCATGTGACTGTGTCCTCACTGCCTCGTGACACCGCATGGCACCATGGCAGGATTCCATGTTTCCTAGAATAGATGCCTTCAAGCAAAGCTCTGTCTACCATGCCCTGATTTCCTAATGATTGCTGTACTGTAATTGGACAGATACTCCaagggaaaatttttatttcaaagtatcaaagaaacatttttattccctttctgaGGCCAGCTTCCCAGCCATTGTTCTCAAAGCCAAAGAAAtccctttaaagaagaaatataggcTCTGGGGAACAAAGGGACAAGCAAAACAGGTGTAGGAGAGAGATCTTCAGAAAGGATTTTCTAGCCACTGAGATGGGTAAATGAATCATAACTTATATGTGAATAAGATGCATATAAATAGCATTTACAATAGTGAAGTCTTATTTAGATGCAATGACATGAAGCAAAAAGTTGTATGTTACAGGATCTGTCACAGTTCAGCTCACTGTAGATTTATATAGAAACAATCCTGAGCAGTCTAAACTTTATATGGTTCTTGCAGTCACGTTTTATCTTTAGTATTTGTACCTTCAGAAATGTCAGAACTAAGGCCTAGCCACGATTATCTCAGCATGTGCATTAAAAAGGATGTTTCATGAAATTTCAGATTAAATAATGGCTAAACATAGTGTGTCCCCAGTTATAACACCAATTCATGTGCCATATTCTACTTGAAAGACTTTTATCTTCCTGTAAGCTTTTCATTGGGCTCTTCCTGCCCAGAGACTGATTTATAACTGTCACTTTTAGAATGTGCTGGCACCAGTTTTTAGCATATGCAGTACAGAAGCAGAGCTAGGGCCTGATCGCCGAAGATAGCACTGCGTTTCAGAGTTTCTTGTGATGATTGTCAAATAAATCGTGCCTACTGATATAACCAGCTCCACATCTTGTTTCCTGGCTCATTGCTATCGAGGGATGGCAGATATTAGAGAAATATTAAGAGAACTTACATTTTGGGAAATTCAGCCAATACTAGAAAACAGAGTAATGAGTATTTCCATGTGTACAATTGTAAATCAAAATGACTGCATTTCCCACCTCACTGCACTGGTCATATTCTTCTGAGTTGCTggctctcttcttccttcctctcagtGACTTCTTCCAGCCCCAGCACCACACCTTCTGCACGCCCTCTAGCACGCTGCTCCAGAAAGACATTAGGTGAGCGAATTCAGTGTGAAGGGTTAACTGGGTAGGAATTCAGCAGGCAGATTGCACCTAAACTTGTCAGTTGTGACAAGCCTCACCAATCTTTTTTATGTGCATTATctggtttttaattgtttttgtgtgtgtgtgtttgtgttacCGCCATTTTGTGTTAACATGATGCCTGTCTTCGGATACTATGGGGGGTTAtgaaaaagcaggaagaaataggaaaagcaaGAGGTGTGGCAATGTAGAGGTACTTTTTCCCTTCATCGAAGTGAATGCTGACATGAATCAGAACTCTAACACCGCTGTAACTGCCAGTGGACGAAGGGGACTTCAGGTATAAGTCATGTCAACATTAAAATTTTCTACAGATATATTTCAGGGAAGAGGTGGTCTGAAAATGGAGTTTAAGAGACAATGATTCTGATTATACTCCCTTCCTTTATTATACATAATCTCAAATAGATGTTTCCATTATAATACCGTCAAAATAGGTGGtcatcaattcatttttttttaaaaccatgttgaGTTATTTTCAATAAGCTATCAAGAAATttttcttggagcacctgggtggctcagttggttaagtgtctgccttcagctcaggtcatgatccctggtcctgggatgctgccccccacatggggctccctgcttactggggagtctgcttctccctcttgctctgcccctcccccctgctgcatgctcgctctctctctctcaaataaataaatctttaaaataatccaaaCACTTTTGCTTCTGGGAAGCAGAATAGACatactttcttctatttcttctactAAGTAAAACTAAAATCCTGGATATTATATATCAAACAAACATAAGACTGTAAGATAGAGAAATGAGGCAGACTGGCTGGGGACCTCAGGATCCAAGcaatgacattttgttttttctctgaggcttttgttttgttttgttttttgcctcatATATCCAGTAATGATGCTGAAGAAGCTGACAAGATGGACGTACCAATAGTACAGATCAAAATAAGTCCCAATAAAGGACTGCCAGATTTCAGACTCAAAACTGCAACATCAACTCATTCTTAAATTTCTGGCCTGTCTTGGCCTGCCCTGCAAATTCTGTATTTGCCAGCCCCCAAAATGtcatgaaccaattccttaaatcactctctctctttctatgcaTATACCCTATTAATtcagtttctctggagaaccctgactaggACACCAGGTGTCTTACTTTGGGTGCTACaaaacaaattaccataaattggggtggcttaaataataaacatgtattttgcATAGTTGTGGATGCTAGAAGACATCACAGTGGTCAAGCTTTTGGTGAATACCCTCTTCCTGTCTACAGAAGGCCATTTTCTTGCTCTGTTCTCACATAGTGGAAGGAGGGTAGCCAGCTTTCTGGCCTCTTAAAAAGGCATAATCCCCTTCATGAGGGCTCTACTCTCATGACCTAACTACCACCCAAGGGCCCTGCCTCCAGATACCATCATGTTGAGGGTTAGATTTcagtatacagattttttttggtGTAAGGACACAAGCATTCAGTCTATGACATCAGGTATAATTCCTAAAGGACACAACTGCTCTTGGGAAAAGAATGAGAGTATTGGCTGACATATACCAAGCACTGACTGAGAAAGTCACTCTACCTAAGACTTTATGTCCGTTGTCTAACTTAATCCTTGAAATTTTATGAATTAACTGTTCTTACCATTAAGAGGAAATGAAAGCTTAGAGAAGTTAGCTAACTTGTCCAAGTAACAACTAGTAAGCAGAAGAACTCAGCTGGGTCTGATTCTAGAGCCCCAACCATTAGCCGCTACCCTGTATATGGATCTGTAAGttgatattttctgtttcctgGTCATGAGAGCTGATGGATCCTGAAATAGTCAACTGAAAACTTCAATCAGCTTGAATGGTTCTCTGTTGCTTAAAACAAAGAACTTAGAGCACCATCTTAATTGTGTGTTGCATTTTGTAGAGTTTTAGGTTACTTAAGTCAGGATCGTGTCTTCTCTTTTGTGTTTGTCCCTACATGGTATTTATTACAATATCTTCAAATCACAGCCACTCTGCAGCCCTTCATTACTGAATATGAAATATGAGTGCATTTTAAGGAaatctttttcttcatataaagGAGACGTTCTCCCATTAGTTCTTTTACAAGGAGATTAAAATTTGCTAGCCCTATTTTTGTAATTGGAAtaattttttcatccttttcagCAATTgcaggtttaaaaataaaatatcaagctACACACTTTCACAATTCTTTTAGTTGTTAACCTGGAGATTATAATATCCAACATACTGCAATCTAATTCAAAATGAATATTGCTTATGCAACTTATGGGCCAGCTTGAATCTAATTCCAAATATACCACCATTTCCATCATGAAATAAGTTGCTTCTCTGGCCACCCACCATCTATTGCTTGGTGGGTCTGATAGTACTCAGCTCATGATTAGTAGCTTTGGTCAAAGTTACCTGATGTTCATTGGTCAGGCTTTTAGTATTAGGGCAGATGCAGTAATTTGCCTAAAACTGCTCTTCGAACAATGACTAGTTCTCTGCTGAAGGTAGTATGGCCTTACTCAAGAACCTTTTGAGACTTTTGAGACTGCACCGTGACTTTCTTAGAGTTTGCCAGGCTTCACCAAACATCCTTACCTACCACAAATACTTCTAGCACCATGGGTTATACTGAGTTATTCTATTAGTTACCTATTGCTGTGTAAGAAATTACCCCTGAACTTATCAAGCTTGAAGCATCAATAAGCATTATCTCATGTAGTTTCTGCAGGCCAGAAATACAGGAACAGCTTAACTGAGTGATTCTGACTGGGCATTTCTCAGGAGGGTGCAATACAGCTTTCAGCCAGGAGTGCAGTCATCTGAAGATTTACTTAGATCCAGAGGAGCTGCTTGCAAAATGGCTCACTCATATGGTTGTGGcaacaggatttattttttatttttttttttaatttttatttatttatgatagtcacacagagagagagagagagagagagagagagagagaggcagagacacaggcagagggagaagcaggctccatgcactgggagcccgacgtgggattcgatcccgggtctccaggatcgcgccctgggccaaaggcaggcgccaaaccgctgcgccacccagggatcccggcaacaGGATTTAGTCCCTCACATGGCCTCAGTTCCTCACCGATGAAGCTCTCCAGAGGACTGCATAAATGTCCTCACAACATGGTAGCTGGCTTCTTACAGAATAAGTGATCCAGAGGAGAGAACAAGAGAACATTTCAATCCTTTCTCTGATCAAATCTTGGGATCCACATACTATATCACTTTTATCTTGAGCCGCTCACCCATACCAATGACCAAAAcaaatctcttttccttcccccagGTACAACACTCTGTCAGGGGCCATTCctgaattttctggttttgtaTAGAATCCTAAGTGCCACAGGTGAAAGGTTACAGAGTCTCAGGGACAGTGCACCGTTCCCCCCTAGGGCTTCCATCCCCTGCCTGCTTGGTTTCAGCCTCACTTCTACGGTGTGTTTctattctgtgtgtgttacaTTGTGGTGATGTCTAAGCACCATCAGATAGGAGGAAATGTTACTCTGCTTTTTATAAGCTTTTGGTCTAGCTTTTTAGCTTAGCTGGGGAAAACCAGCTGTGCATTTTGTCTCTTCGCACCATGCAAATGCTAAAAGCTTTTCTGGTCTCTCTCCTAGCAGCAGGCTTCCAGCTAGGCCAACGTCACATCATTAGCCCACACCCAGAACTGGCACATGCCTTTAAAGGTGACATAAAAAGACAATagactggataaataaattgtggtgtaatcatacaatggaataccatgCAGCAATGAGAATGATAAAGCTATTGTCTCTagcaacaacatgggtgaattttatagtattgagtaagagaaaccagaaagatttaaatgaaatcattcaaAGACAGACACAATTAATTTACAGCTTAGAAATCATAACAGTGATTCCTACTAATAGGTAATAGGACTGGTAACAGGAATGAAGAAGCACTTCATGTGCTGGTAATAGTCTATTTCTTGATCTAGGACTGCTGTTACATGAACAtgttcattttttgaaaattttgttgAGCTGAACACTTGATTTGTGTACATTTCTGTATATACATTTTACtttaacaaaaacataaaatgtatagGGACTATATTAGTGGTGTTGCTGTTTACATTCACATGTtataatagaataaatatataatatgcctAATCACAGAGAAGTTTAATAACAGAAAACCACTAGGATTTCTAGAAATATCAGAGGTTATCTCAGAGTAACTGTAAGCATTTGAGGCTCTGTGCCTTTCTCATCAAGGTATTTTTCCTCTCGTGTTGGAACCGTGTCCCAGTTCAGGGAGGTAGTAGCCATAGCTGATCTCTTCATGGACCTTATGAACACAGCATCTTCTGGGTCATCAAACACAGTTCTGCAAAAATGGcaatatgtcaaaaaaaaaaaaatccattaagctacagagaaattttaatttaaacaaataaatgccaTATTTTTCTATGCTCTTTGGAGCATCGTACCACTAACAACTTTGGGCTTCTACTGACAAATGACTTTCAGAACtatgaatgttatttttcctatatatattgtttatttttaaaaattcagtctttGAACATATTTGGGATCAGCTATTTCAGTTTAGATCTCACACATTAATGTGTTTATGATTTGAAATCAGTGTTAgatgattaaaatatttctagatgCCATATGCATATTagtatcttaaatatattttgttagatattatttctctgttatgtattattttaaaaacgtGTTTGGGGATATATTTTTCAACCCTGAAACCAAAGAAAAACCTAAGtgcaaaattgaaaaaagaatgatgattttaaaattcatcaataTGCATGAGTTTGAAAAGTTTTCCATAGTTTAATGAAgcatttgcttttgaaaatgtaaattccgggcagccccagtggctcagcagtttagcgccgcctgcggcccagggcgtgatcctggagactcggaatcaagtcccacgtcaggctccctgcatggagcctgcttctccctctgcctgtgtctctctctctctctctgtgtctctatgaataaataaataaaaatctttaaaaaaaaaaaaaagaaaatgtaaattccggtgaatataaaatgtttatctaTATAACTGCTCTCACTGAACATATTTAGAGGaacattatacatttataatttgcTAGTAAGTcttaggttttatattttatgcattgAATCAGACTTTAATTTATTCctggttaaaataataatatccaaAACCTAAATATGTCAAATATGAGTAAATAGCTTGTGCTTATTTGTCATAGAAAGACAGTAATTTTTCCCATCCATCAGTTAGTCATTCTTTAACTAAATGTAAATTTAACTAACCAAAATGTATTTTAGGAAATGAAGGTAATTTAAAGTACAtacaattatgaaataatttgataataaaagtaaagtttaaaaaatcacttacTTGTCTACATTATTCGCAAATgcaaagtctaaaaaaaatacatttctgttagtatttttcaaacatttattcagcatttaaAAACAATGGAACAGTGCTATAAAGGAAAAGTCTAGAGCACAACTTTCTGGTTTTTgaatggtcattttttaaaatttaaattcaatttgccaatatatagtataacacccagtgctcatcacctcatgtgccctccttaatgcctgtgaCCTTGAATGGTCATTTAGATGAATAGTTCAATCCTTCAAAAATGCCTTGATACTACCTAAACTCAAACTGGACCTTTCTTAGATATAGTGCCTTGGATTAGCTTAAATTCTGAGGCAAATTCTTTAATTCAATACAGATCTCAAAACTCTGGGAACAGGAGGCTTAATCAATTAAGTTTCCAGTGGAATCCAACTGGGGATTTTTGTAATTAGGATATGGAGTCTCATACAGAAACCAATCCTCTTTTTTCAGATAGACACATGTATCTATAAATGAACTAACAGACCAAATGAGGAGAAATATTTAGGGCAGTTTAAACCATTTGGATTCTTGGCATTAacttcaaagaaatagaataaacaaaTCCTAGATCACAAGAATCTCCATCTTCCCTAGCTTTGGGAGCTCAAAGGCTGTCCTCAAAGCTGGGATTTCTTATGGTATCTTCCAGAGACAGTCATTGCTTTGTTCATTCCTCTCCAAAGGCCTAGTGCCAGGCTAGACATGGAATGTACCAGCACCTGTTGGGCCACTGAAGTCCACAATATGAGTCTTGCCAATCTGCAAGCAGCAGGGAGCAAACAGCCTCTGCCTTAGAAGAGCTCATGGCATCATTCCCTTCACAAATGATGCTTCCTTACTGGTTtagggatcacactttgagaaccccTGCTCTATGCTACACTTCTGCATCCTGAACATGTcctacagacattttttttttctttctcttctctgggaCATGTAATGGATAAAGGAACAAGTTCAATGACATCTTGTGAAAACAAGCATAGAGAATGATGGATTCTACAGTATAACTGGCCTGGTCCCTGAAAAAGTCATGGAAACAAATTTAGAAATCTACGAAGTTTAAAAAGAGTAAAGGTCCGTAACAACCAAATATAATTATGAACCTCTGACTGGATTGCTTTGAAAAAGCAGCTATAGCAGCCATATTGGAAATACCGggaaactttaaatatatattattatatattatgtaatatgagtacacaaattatttttttaggtatgATATGGGAATTTGGGATATATAGGAGAGTGTCCTAGTGGTGTAACAGCCACCTTGTAACCAAAAAATACCCAAAGAGTAGGACAAAAGAGATATATTCTTGAACACTGATGATTACTGCTGACTTTTGCACTAATACCCTACCTTTGTATTCTTTGCTTTGTGAGAAAAATCGCTATTTCCTTAAGTCATTGATGTTGGATTTCTGTTGCATGTAAGAACTTAAATTCCAACAGATGAAACATCACTGAAGATATTCAagttatatttgtatataatgacTGTGTATATGAATCCAACCCAAACATTAATGGTGGTTATTTCTGGGTGAAGAAATTGTAAATGATCTTTATTTCTTAACGCTTTTTTCCATGTTATCAAAAACTTATAGCTTTAATTGGTGAAACTGGTGATCGTGGTAATAGTAAGCATAGCTTATTAACTGAGTATTTCATACTACACTAGATACTGAAGTGAGAACTtcaaggtaatatctcattgttacCACATTACTTCACTTAATATATGCAAATGCAGATAAAATTGCATATTGCTTTAATTTGACTAATAACATTGGGAATATTTATTTCACTAGGTGCTTAGCTTATTGTAAATTTCAGTTGTTACTATTATAATTAGATCAGCCAAAAGTTGGAggaattttaatttcatcttttttttttttttttccaaatacctGGAGGTACTCTCTGGGATGGTTTTTGCTTAAATGGTGCTCTAGGATTCCATGAGGCATCTACTCTTCTTTGGAATGCTATTGATTGAACAATATGAGTCCTTCTATGGTTAAAAATGGTAATCAttgatcttctttctttttctgtaacttCTGACAAATGCAAAAAGTAATGTTATTGCATAGCATTGTAGAGATGCAGAGTGATTCAGAATACAGTTGAACACTTTCAATAATGCGTTTATCTAAAGTATGTTATATGTGAACATCCTGCCAAAACTGTGAAGGGCAATCACAATTATTTCCATAATCttataaatgcttaataaacaaATGCCACTCATGTTGTAAGGCACAGATATTCCCAGTGTACCCCAAGCACTTTCTAACACATCACCATGGATGGTTGAAATCACATATATGATACATTCGTTCAGCTCCTCAGGGCTGTGAGGAATAACAGGAATAATAAACATTAGGTTTTATATTTCCTCATTAGGAAGTTAGTAATTAATTATTAAGAATGTTCAAACCTATAGAGATGGAAGAtaagtagagagatgggcaaTATACATTTGGAGGTAAAAGAAGCTCCACCCAAATGTAAAGGGTGATGCAGTGAGGTTGATTATCTTTGTGACTTGTATAAATCAGACATACTAGTTTATCTACAGTGTTTAAACTGTATTCATAAAGAAATCATTGAGATAACAAAGAATactatttttagaatttaaataagcCTTAAGAGATTTAGTCCAATTCtctcatttttgaaataaaacactaaaatgCCAGGAATAGATGATTTGGCATTCAACACATTCATGTCAAACTCAGGAACAGAAGACCTTTCCTCACACTTAGATGGCCTTTTCAACATAGtgatcaagagaaatgaaatcctAAACTAGGGCATATTTTACAGGTCAAAAACTTCAAAACTAAATAATTGAAAAACTTTCCTTTACAAAGATGATTATTTTCAAAGACCTTCTGCATTTTTAAACTAGTGATTTATAAGGCTgcctttcaaatatttctctgaaAGATGTATGCTTACGATTTTGGTCAAGAAATTCTATTCCTGGAAGGTGGTTGATTATATATAAACGGTACAGGTTATATTGGCACAAAGGGTTTTGGTAGAGACCTGCAAAGAAAGAATCCAAATTAAGATGTCATATTTCAAAACcagtttcttttatcatttgataaaatataggaaattgcAGAATTAATATGAAACCTAAGTACATGTAAAGCTTTTGCTTCATAGACCAAACCAATGGCCTAACCAAATGCATTTATTCAGAGCAGCACTTATTTCCCAtttgttaaattcattcattcaacaaatattttctgagtgcttactatatacCAAGAACTATGTGAGGTGCTGGGGACATAGTGTTGACCCAGATCTACcacaaatgaggaaaattttaACATGTCCTTAAGTTAATTAGTAAAGGAAGGACAAGATATCAGCTCTgtagaggtcttttttttttttttttttttaagattttatttatttgaaagagaataagCTGGGAGAGGGGtaagggaagagggggaagctgactccccactgagcagggagcctcatgcagcactggagcccaggactctgggatcatgactagagctgaaggcagctgctcaactgaggGAGCCACCCGTCACCTCTGTGGAGGTCTTGATGCTGTTCTTCATTAAAGAATTTTGTTCACTTGCTTCTCTTCTTCCAGTCTCAAAGGTCACAAGGGTGCCCTGTGGAGATGGGCAGAGGTGCAGTACACTGATCTGATACAGTTTTCTTTCTCCACTTAAAACCATTGCACATGGTTCAGAGCATGTAAATACCCCTAGCAGCTTCAGATCTCAGCAGGAGCAGAGCTGAGCAGGTGCTGATCTTGCATCTTGTCTACCTCTGGCCAGACGCACATGCCTCTAACCTCCTTTGCTCAGGTGCCAAGATACCTAATGAGTCACGCTATCACAGTGGCTGGAGGTGGGAGGCAAGCCCATGTAGCAGAGCTCCTGTCGTTTCTGAcgtcacattctttttttttttgacctcaCATTCTTTAGGCATCTGTATGcaggtatattttttttaaatcttcaactAGAAGTTGTGAGGGTTTTACTTTTatggaaaaagcaaagaattttcTCTATCCCCCCATAGATGTATTAAACAGGGTTACTTTAGTACAatgtgaaataaaacttttatgaTTTCCACGTGGGTGTCTTTAGCTATTGGATTCTGTCTACATGCAACTTCTAGAAAACACTTTTGGAAAATACATTCGGTGAGGAGAACCACTAGGTGGCAGTAGTACAAAGAGTTCCAGCCATTGTACAACTGCATTACTCTCACAAAATGGGGCTCATTTACTGTACATGTTAAATTTCGGAGTAGTGCTGTAGCATTTGACTATAAAATAGAGAGAGGCTTGATAAAAGCATGAAAATATTAGGCATTAGAAGCCCAGGAAAAGACAGTTGGcaagataaagaagatgggggtatgcttaaaaacaacaaactatTTTGCCAAAACTTGAAAAAGTTTTAGCAAAATCATCTAGATGTTTTTCCTGTAGGTTACATAACATTTTGATTTTACCATATAAACACAAATTTTTCTGGCTAATAAAATCATTACATATAACTATTCCCCGTGGAAAACTTGAGCTTTAGAGGGACTTAAAGCAGGCATCGTCGGAAGACATCTGGTGCTTAATAAACAAAAACTATCAGAATTAGGCATTAAAGAAAAGGTAAAGCCAGGAGcaacaaagaatttaaaagataggAAATATGTATGCAGTGGGGGAAGTGAGAGGAAAAGTGAAATGgaaacttttcaaaatttctcGGCTGACAAAAAGGGtttaaattttaatctaaaaGGGAAGGAATTCACAGTGGTAATGAATAATTATAACTACTGGACAAGGAGTAGAATGGGTGGATGTATATTAAGCCAGTAATATGGACAGATTTTAAAACGGGGATCATGCATTGTGGTTtaagccagaaagagaaaagcaccTCTTTCAAGGATGTAAAAGCAAAACACAATTGTTGTTAATGAGAGTTTTGGAGGAAGAAAGCATTACACATGCTTCAGTGCAGAAGTCTGCTCTGTGGTTACTGTGTTGGAGAATCACATCTGGCACCTCATAACCCCATCAGACATTCAAGCAGCCAGGAGTAGAGTCTGCTCTTGCCTATGATGTGAATAGGAAATGTACCAATAACATTTACTCTTTGCACCCTCCttcatattctcttttccttctcagaatgttcctatttcatttattttcttggcttCTCCTCCTGGTCTTTAGATAAGTCACTTCTATATGTAAATTGAAAACCTGCTGGCTTCAGCTAAACAAAACATCAAATTTGGATTTACTACTCTTACATGACTTATTAAGAATGCATCTCAAGACTGAAAACTTGATGTGTTTATTGTAGCTCACCATCTACCTCATCCTGATGTAAAATCTAAAGGACAGCAAGTCAGAACACTGGGCTGTTAGGCCAGCCCCTGcttaaattaactttaaaaaaaatagaattaaaaaaaaaatagaattaaataatttgaGAGGCGTTTCATCTTtatgatttttcacttttttccttgcTCTTAAGTTTTAGAAAGAAGCAATcttattttcaactctttttcccccccttctATACTATAAACATTTATCATTTTGGATTTATGAGTTTT
Proteins encoded in this region:
- the LRRC72 gene encoding leucine-rich repeat-containing protein 72 isoform X4, giving the protein MLDAAAFPAALMAWDPNHLPGGASRRLIRTREAALEVSRRAVEDQLKICGRKRDADVYELFLSQKDLTEVIDLSRFKKLKYLWLQHNKLQGITFLTRNSCLTELYLNNNAIFEIKGLYQNPLCQYNLYRLYIINHLPGIEFLDQNQVTEKERRSMITIFNHRRTHIVQSIAFQRRVDASWNPRAPFKQKPSQRVPPDFAFANNVDKTVFDDPEDAVFIRSMKRSAMATTSLNWDTVPTREEKYLDEKGTEPQMLTVTLR
- the LRRC72 gene encoding leucine-rich repeat-containing protein 72 isoform X5; protein product: MLDAAAFPAALMAWDPNHLPGGASRRLIRTREAALEVSRRLQGITFLTRNSCLTELYLNNNAIFEIKGLHSLPSLHILLLHHNELTNIDATVKELKGMPNLKILSLYQNPLCQYNLYRLYIINHLPGIEFLDQNQVTEKERRSMITIFNHRRTHIVQSIAFQRRVDASWNPRAPFKQKPSQRVPPDFAFANNVDKTVFDDPEDAVFIRSMKRSAMATTSLNWDTVPTREEKYLDEKGTEPQMLTVTLR
- the LRRC72 gene encoding leucine-rich repeat-containing protein 72 isoform X3, which encodes MWLDRLIICYQAVEDQLKICGRKRDADVYELFLSQKDLTEVIDLSRFKKLKYLWLQHNKLQGITFLTRNSCLTELYLNNNAIFEIKGLHSLPSLHILLLHHNELTNIDATVKELKGMPNLKILSLYQNPLCQYNLYRLYIINHLPGIEFLDQNQVTEKERRSMITIFNHRRTHIVQSIAFQRRVDASWNPRAPFKQKPSQRVPPDFAFANNVDKTVFDDPEDAVFIRSMKRSAMATTSLNWDTVPTREEKYLDEKGTEPQMLTVTLR